From a single Labrenzia sp. PHM005 genomic region:
- a CDS encoding ABC transporter ATP-binding protein — translation MSLLTIENLSLEIHGQPVLKSVSMKVAPGRILGVIGESGSGKSMSAFSVMQLLPNGTTSSGKITLAGQDILALSEAELCRIRGRDVGMVFQEPMTALNPLKTIGAQVAETILVHEKVSKSEAMARAAEALRRAELPQDKFPLSRYPHELSGGQRQRVVIAMAIALRPKLLIADEPTTALDVTTQAQILELLKKLVSEDGMGLMLISHDLAVVADLADDLVIMKDGEVVESGPAETLFRTMQHPYSKALLEASGHVPEREGLVQETPLLKVQNVVRDYVSHTHGWWGKTVHFRAVNNVSFEIKKGESLGLVGESGCGKSTLTRAILGLEDVQGGEISFDGQPVFTEHHANIAVRRRMQVVFQDPYSSFNPRWKVERLVTEPFHLLDTPPKGAERDAAIAEALESVGLTADDRHKYIHEFSGGQRQRIAIARALIIKPDLIILDEAVSALDVSVRAQVLDLLADLSDRFDLTYLFISHDLSVVRSITDRVMVMKSGEIVEEGPTGAVFDAPKHDYTKQLVAAAPVLPADINAA, via the coding sequence ATGAGCCTTCTGACGATCGAAAATCTGTCGCTGGAAATTCACGGTCAGCCGGTCCTTAAAAGCGTGTCGATGAAGGTCGCCCCGGGCCGGATCCTGGGTGTGATCGGCGAGAGCGGCTCGGGCAAATCCATGTCAGCTTTCAGCGTCATGCAGCTCTTGCCGAATGGGACCACCAGTTCGGGCAAGATTACGCTTGCCGGGCAGGACATTTTGGCGCTGAGCGAAGCAGAACTCTGCCGTATCCGGGGGCGGGATGTCGGCATGGTGTTCCAGGAGCCGATGACAGCGCTCAATCCGCTGAAGACCATCGGTGCGCAGGTCGCCGAAACCATTTTGGTGCATGAAAAGGTCTCCAAATCCGAAGCAATGGCGCGGGCAGCCGAGGCTCTGCGCCGGGCCGAACTGCCGCAGGACAAGTTTCCGCTCAGCCGCTATCCTCATGAGCTCTCCGGCGGACAGCGTCAGCGTGTGGTGATCGCAATGGCGATAGCCTTGCGGCCGAAGCTGTTGATCGCCGATGAGCCAACGACCGCACTCGACGTCACCACCCAAGCGCAGATTTTGGAACTTCTAAAAAAGCTGGTGTCCGAAGATGGCATGGGCTTGATGCTGATTAGCCATGATCTGGCTGTGGTCGCCGATCTTGCCGACGATCTGGTGATCATGAAGGACGGTGAAGTGGTGGAAAGCGGTCCAGCAGAAACGCTTTTCCGCACCATGCAGCATCCCTATTCCAAAGCCCTTCTGGAGGCGTCCGGTCATGTGCCGGAACGGGAAGGGTTGGTTCAAGAGACGCCGCTTTTGAAAGTCCAGAACGTGGTCCGCGATTATGTCAGCCACACCCATGGCTGGTGGGGCAAGACTGTTCATTTCCGCGCCGTAAACAACGTCAGTTTTGAAATCAAAAAGGGCGAGAGCCTCGGCCTTGTTGGGGAATCCGGCTGCGGCAAGTCCACGCTGACCCGGGCCATTTTGGGGCTAGAGGACGTCCAGGGCGGTGAGATCTCGTTCGACGGCCAACCGGTCTTCACCGAACACCATGCCAATATTGCAGTCCGCCGCAGGATGCAGGTGGTGTTTCAAGATCCCTACAGCAGTTTCAATCCACGCTGGAAGGTCGAGCGGCTGGTCACCGAACCGTTCCACTTACTGGATACGCCGCCGAAAGGCGCTGAGCGGGACGCCGCCATTGCCGAGGCGTTGGAAAGCGTTGGGCTCACTGCGGACGACCGCCATAAATACATCCATGAATTCAGTGGCGGCCAGCGCCAGCGGATCGCGATTGCCCGAGCGCTCATCATCAAACCGGATCTGATCATCCTGGATGAGGCGGTGTCCGCGCTTGACGTTTCTGTCCGCGCCCAGGTTTTGGATCTTCTGGCGGATTTGAGTGATCGGTTTGATCTCACCTATCTCTTTATCAGCCATGACCTTTCTGTCGTCCGCTCGATCACCGACCGGGTGATGGTGATGAAATCAGGCGAAATCGTTGAAGAAGGCCCAACAGGCGCCGTCTTCGACGCGCCCAAACACGATTACACCAAACAATTGGTCGCCGCCGCGCCGGTTCTTCCGGCCGATATTAATGCGGCCTGA
- a CDS encoding ABC transporter permease, translated as MGIFLHSRTLLPGLLLTVLFVSAALISLVWVPYDTTVLNIANRMKLPSWAHLLGTDQFGRDILSMIMVGARTSIAVALVAVGIGMIIGVPLGLAAAARKGGWLDEVIMRANDLVFAFPSLLIAVMITAVFGASALNAIIAIGIFNIPVFARLTRGAALSLWNRDYILAARVAGKGPARISLEHILPNVANLLIVQGTIQFSLGILAEAGLSYVGLGAQPPTASWGRMLADSQTMISLAPHLALFPGLAILLTVLGLNLMGDGLRDLLDPKLRRART; from the coding sequence ATGGGCATCTTTCTGCACAGCCGGACGCTTCTCCCCGGCCTCCTCCTAACCGTTTTGTTTGTAAGCGCGGCGCTGATCAGTCTCGTATGGGTGCCCTACGACACAACCGTTCTGAACATCGCCAACCGGATGAAGCTGCCGAGTTGGGCACATCTTCTCGGCACTGACCAGTTCGGCCGGGATATCCTCAGTATGATCATGGTTGGTGCGCGCACCTCCATTGCCGTTGCCCTTGTCGCCGTGGGCATTGGTATGATTATCGGCGTGCCGCTCGGATTGGCTGCCGCCGCCCGCAAGGGGGGCTGGCTGGATGAAGTCATCATGCGCGCCAATGACCTGGTGTTCGCTTTCCCGAGTCTTTTGATTGCGGTCATGATCACCGCCGTCTTCGGCGCGTCCGCGCTCAATGCCATCATCGCGATCGGGATCTTCAACATTCCGGTGTTTGCCCGCCTGACACGCGGTGCGGCGCTGTCGCTGTGGAACCGGGATTACATTCTGGCGGCGCGCGTAGCGGGCAAAGGCCCGGCGAGGATCTCCCTGGAACATATCTTGCCGAATGTCGCGAACTTGCTGATCGTTCAGGGCACGATCCAGTTCTCTCTCGGTATCCTGGCGGAAGCGGGATTGAGCTACGTTGGTTTGGGTGCTCAGCCGCCGACGGCCAGCTGGGGCCGCATGTTGGCTGACAGCCAGACGATGATTTCGCTCGCCCCGCATCTGGCATTGTTCCCTGGCCTGGCGATCCTCTTGACCGTGCTCGGCCTCAATCTTATGGGCGACGGTCTGCGCGATCTTCTCGATCCGAAACTCAGGAGGGCGCGCACATGA
- a CDS encoding ABC transporter permease yields the protein MLHYFLKRLLSLALSLVAASAVIFLALEVVPGDPAAYMLGLNAQEDTLAALREELGLNGTILERYLSWAGGLLSGDFGVSYTYRTPVAEMIGERLWVSLPLALYALTLSTLIAFPAGIWAASRRGTAVDASVMGVTQLGVAIPNFWFAMLMVLVFAINLRWFSAGGFPGWDAGFFAGMKALTLPAIALALPQASILTRVMRSSLLDTLGEDFIRTARAKGLTKGQALWRHAVRNALIPVLTILGLQFSFLLAGAIIIENVFFLPGLGRLVFQSISARDLIVVESVVMLLVFAVIIVNFAVDMAYAWVDPRLRRRR from the coding sequence ATGCTCCATTATTTCCTGAAACGACTGTTGTCTCTTGCGCTGAGTCTGGTTGCTGCTTCGGCGGTGATCTTTCTGGCACTCGAAGTCGTGCCGGGAGACCCAGCTGCTTACATGCTCGGCCTGAATGCACAGGAAGACACGCTTGCAGCGCTTCGGGAAGAACTGGGGCTGAATGGAACGATACTGGAGCGATATTTGTCCTGGGCCGGCGGGCTTTTGAGCGGCGATTTCGGCGTTTCTTATACCTACCGGACACCGGTTGCCGAGATGATCGGTGAGCGCTTGTGGGTGTCTTTACCGCTGGCGCTTTATGCATTGACCTTGAGTACATTGATTGCCTTTCCGGCCGGGATATGGGCCGCGTCCCGAAGGGGAACTGCGGTGGATGCATCCGTGATGGGTGTGACACAGCTTGGTGTGGCCATCCCGAATTTCTGGTTCGCCATGCTTATGGTGCTGGTTTTTGCCATCAATCTGCGCTGGTTTTCCGCCGGTGGGTTTCCGGGATGGGATGCCGGTTTTTTCGCTGGCATGAAGGCACTCACCTTGCCCGCGATTGCCTTGGCATTGCCGCAAGCCAGCATATTGACACGCGTCATGCGTTCCAGCCTGCTCGATACCCTCGGTGAAGACTTTATTCGGACAGCCAGGGCCAAAGGCCTCACCAAAGGTCAGGCGTTGTGGCGCCATGCGGTGCGTAATGCACTGATCCCGGTTTTGACCATCCTTGGTCTGCAGTTTTCCTTCCTGCTCGCTGGCGCGATCATCATCGAAAATGTCTTCTTCTTGCCAGGCCTTGGCCGGCTGGTGTTCCAATCGATCAGCGCCCGCGATCTCATTGTCGTTGAAAGCGTGGTCATGCTGCTGGTGTTTGCGGTCATCATCGTCAACTTCGCGGTCGACATGGCCTACGCCTGGGTCGACCCGCGCCTTAGGAGACGGCGCTGA
- a CDS encoding ABC transporter substrate-binding protein, protein MHLGKLGTGLISVLALTAGMGLAHAKSDITVAMQLEPPHLDPTSAAAGAIDSVLYSNVFEGLTRFGPDGSVNPGLAESWTISDDGKTYTFKLRSGVKFHDGSDMTAEDVKFSLDRARSDDSQNAQKALFSGIEAVEAVDPQTVKVMLSAPNGSFLFNMAWGDAVIVAPESIENIKTNPIGTGAFKFSNWVQGDKIDLEKNGDYWGTPAKLDNVTFKFISDPTAAFAAVMAEDVNAFVGFPAPENLPQFEADPRFQVLVGSTEGETILSTNNKQPPLDDVKVRKAIAHAIDRQAIIDGAMFGYGTPIGSHFAPHNPDYIDLTGNSAYDPELSKKLLAEAGHADGFKTTLKLPPPSYARRGGEIIAAQLRAVGIETEISNLEWAQWLEQVFKGKDYGLTIVSHTEPMDIGIYARPEYYFQYDNKDFQKLMEDLTAENDLEKRSGLLKQAQEMISNDYVNGYLFQLAFPTVANAKIQGLWKNQPTQATDLTAVYWDK, encoded by the coding sequence ATGCATTTGGGAAAACTTGGCACAGGTCTGATCAGCGTACTGGCGTTGACCGCCGGTATGGGATTGGCACATGCAAAAAGCGACATCACCGTGGCCATGCAGCTGGAGCCACCGCATCTCGATCCGACCAGCGCAGCCGCGGGTGCAATTGACTCGGTTCTGTATTCGAACGTTTTTGAAGGTCTGACCCGCTTTGGTCCCGACGGATCGGTCAATCCGGGCCTTGCTGAGAGCTGGACCATTTCAGATGACGGCAAGACCTATACATTCAAGTTGCGGTCCGGCGTGAAGTTCCACGATGGTTCGGACATGACCGCCGAAGATGTGAAATTCAGCCTCGACCGGGCCCGGTCCGATGATAGCCAGAATGCACAAAAGGCGCTGTTCTCGGGGATTGAGGCTGTTGAAGCTGTCGACCCGCAGACGGTGAAAGTCATGCTTTCGGCTCCGAACGGCAGCTTCCTGTTCAACATGGCTTGGGGCGATGCGGTGATCGTCGCGCCGGAATCCATTGAGAACATCAAGACCAATCCAATCGGCACTGGTGCATTCAAATTTTCCAATTGGGTTCAGGGCGACAAGATCGATCTTGAAAAAAATGGCGATTACTGGGGCACACCAGCCAAGCTGGACAATGTGACCTTTAAGTTCATCTCCGATCCGACCGCGGCCTTTGCCGCCGTTATGGCCGAAGACGTCAATGCCTTTGTCGGCTTCCCAGCTCCGGAGAACCTGCCGCAGTTTGAAGCCGATCCGCGTTTTCAGGTGCTGGTGGGGTCGACCGAAGGTGAAACCATCCTGTCGACCAACAACAAGCAACCGCCGCTCGATGATGTAAAGGTCCGCAAGGCCATCGCGCATGCAATCGACCGGCAAGCCATCATCGATGGTGCTATGTTCGGGTATGGCACTCCGATTGGGTCACACTTTGCGCCGCATAATCCGGACTATATCGATCTGACCGGCAACAGCGCTTACGATCCTGAGCTTTCCAAAAAACTGCTTGCCGAAGCTGGCCATGCAGATGGGTTCAAAACAACCCTGAAACTGCCGCCACCGTCCTATGCCCGCCGCGGCGGTGAGATCATTGCCGCACAGCTGCGCGCCGTTGGCATTGAGACAGAAATCTCCAATCTGGAATGGGCGCAGTGGCTGGAGCAGGTGTTTAAGGGCAAGGACTATGGCCTGACCATCGTCAGCCACACCGAGCCGATGGACATCGGCATCTATGCCCGTCCGGAATACTATTTCCAATATGACAACAAGGACTTCCAAAAATTGATGGAAGACCTGACGGCGGAAAACGATCTGGAAAAACGCTCCGGTCTGTTGAAGCAGGCGCAGGAGATGATCTCCAACGACTACGTCAACGGTTATTTGTTCCAGCTGGCATTCCCGACGGTCGCCAACGCCAAGATCCAGGGTCTTTGGAAAAACCAGCCGACCCAGGCAACCGACCTGACAGCGGTTTATTGGGACAAGTAA
- a CDS encoding acetylornithine deacetylase/succinyl-diaminopimelate desuccinylase family protein: MQQADQLIREIDGRRDDLIALTQDLLRIPTLNPPGENYLDICEYLGKRLGGKGFGIELIRAHGAPGDSDKYPRWNVIARREGTRAGECVHFNSHIDVVDVGHGWTKDPFGGELEDGKIYGRGACDMKGGLAASIIAAEAFLAVCPDFSGAIEISGTADEESGGYGGVAYLAQKGYFNPDRVHHVIIPEPLNKDRICLGHRGVWWAEVETYGEIAHGSMPFLGDCAVRHMGAVLDEMEERLFPALAEKRTEMPVVPEGARQSTLNINSIHGGQAEGEADFTGLPSPCVPDSCRVVLDRRFLMEENIEDVQAEVMDVLKTVESRRDDFRYDVRELHRVLPTMTDRDAPVVKTVANAIEETMGKQAEYVVSPGTYDQKHIDRIGKLKNCIAYGPGILDLAHKPDEYVGVDDMLDSAKVMGRSLIELLAKPQ; the protein is encoded by the coding sequence ATGCAGCAAGCTGACCAACTGATCCGGGAAATTGACGGCCGGCGCGACGATCTCATCGCGCTGACTCAGGATCTTTTGCGCATTCCAACGCTCAATCCGCCAGGCGAAAACTACCTGGACATTTGCGAATATCTTGGCAAACGGCTGGGCGGTAAAGGCTTTGGCATTGAGCTGATCCGTGCCCATGGCGCCCCGGGAGACAGCGACAAATACCCACGCTGGAATGTCATCGCCCGCCGCGAGGGAACGCGTGCGGGTGAATGTGTGCATTTCAACAGCCATATCGATGTGGTCGATGTCGGTCATGGCTGGACCAAAGATCCTTTTGGCGGCGAACTGGAAGACGGCAAGATATATGGCCGCGGCGCGTGCGACATGAAGGGCGGTCTGGCTGCCAGCATCATTGCCGCTGAGGCCTTTCTGGCCGTCTGTCCTGATTTTTCCGGCGCCATCGAAATCAGCGGCACAGCGGATGAAGAATCCGGCGGTTATGGTGGTGTCGCTTATTTGGCCCAAAAAGGCTATTTCAACCCGGATCGGGTGCATCATGTGATCATCCCCGAACCCCTCAACAAGGACCGCATTTGCCTTGGTCACCGGGGCGTCTGGTGGGCGGAAGTCGAAACCTATGGCGAGATCGCCCATGGATCGATGCCGTTCCTGGGAGACTGCGCGGTTCGTCACATGGGGGCCGTCTTGGATGAAATGGAAGAGAGGCTCTTTCCGGCACTTGCGGAAAAACGCACCGAAATGCCGGTCGTTCCGGAAGGTGCGCGCCAATCCACGTTGAATATCAATTCGATCCACGGCGGTCAGGCGGAAGGTGAAGCGGATTTCACTGGATTGCCAAGCCCCTGTGTTCCAGACAGCTGCCGGGTTGTTCTCGACCGCCGTTTCCTGATGGAAGAAAACATCGAAGATGTTCAGGCTGAAGTCATGGATGTCTTGAAAACCGTCGAAAGCCGGAGGGACGATTTCCGCTACGATGTGCGCGAGTTGCACAGGGTGTTGCCGACCATGACCGACAGAGACGCACCGGTGGTCAAGACGGTCGCAAACGCAATTGAAGAAACCATGGGCAAACAGGCGGAATATGTCGTCAGCCCAGGCACCTACGATCAAAAGCATATTGACCGGATCGGCAAACTCAAAAATTGTATTGCCTATGGACCCGGCATTCTGGATTTGGCGCACAAACCAGATGAATATGTCGGCGTTGATGACATGCTCGATTCCGCGAAAGTGATGGGACGGTCGCTGATCGAGCTCTTGGCAAAGCCGCAGTAA
- a CDS encoding PAS and helix-turn-helix domain-containing protein: MNDFDQLTFDHAPMGLALTEHRIIRSCNATFAAMFGYEKADLIGQSFRLLYGTDQEFHQVRDIGLEPLRQSLPYSDERLMRCADGTRIWCRFRARTLTPEDPLAQAVLSFAVIEDKNSGPQLTNREREVLLLLSQGKTSKEIARDLGLSPRTIEDVRARLLKKFQVKNVAVLLARLSGLSG; encoded by the coding sequence ATGAACGACTTTGATCAACTGACGTTTGACCACGCCCCAATGGGCCTCGCACTGACGGAACATCGCATCATCCGCAGCTGCAACGCCACGTTTGCGGCGATGTTTGGTTATGAGAAGGCTGATTTGATCGGCCAGAGTTTCCGGCTGTTGTATGGGACGGATCAGGAGTTCCACCAAGTTCGCGATATCGGGCTTGAGCCTTTGCGCCAGTCTTTGCCTTATTCGGATGAACGGCTGATGCGTTGCGCTGATGGGACCCGGATTTGGTGCCGTTTCCGCGCCCGCACCTTGACCCCGGAGGACCCGCTCGCCCAGGCGGTTCTCAGTTTTGCGGTAATTGAAGACAAGAACAGCGGTCCGCAACTGACCAACCGGGAGCGGGAAGTGCTGTTGCTCCTTTCACAGGGCAAAACCAGCAAAGAGATTGCCAGAGATTTGGGTCTCTCCCCACGAACAATCGAGGATGTCCGCGCCCGGCTTTTAAAAAAATTTCAGGTCAAAAACGTCGCGGTTTTACTTGCACGTTTGTCTGGACTTTCTGGGTAG
- a CDS encoding 1-phosphofructokinase family hexose kinase: MTKVLCIALNPTIDVSCDAERVQSMHKTRTTNQRQDPGGGGVNVARVISELGGKPDLAYLSGGATGVLLDAFLNETGIKLHRYSIEYPVRMAFAVHEETSGIEYRFVPEGPEVTSGELQPVFDLVAQTDADYVVASGSLPRGIAEDTYAKMGAIVAGRGARFVVDTSGPALKAALDKGGVFLFKPSLGELEKLAGRSLDEEGVRSFAQELVGKGAAENIAVTLGTKGALLVNANQAMRVPALHVSAKSAVGAGDSFVGAMVWSLIEGNSIGEAFRLGVSAGAATALTSGTELCRRADVLSLYETEKAGRGTR; the protein is encoded by the coding sequence ATGACCAAAGTTCTTTGCATCGCACTTAATCCGACAATCGATGTCTCCTGTGACGCTGAGCGGGTGCAGTCGATGCATAAGACCCGCACCACCAATCAGCGGCAGGATCCAGGTGGTGGTGGGGTTAATGTGGCGCGGGTGATTTCGGAACTCGGCGGTAAGCCTGACCTTGCTTATCTCTCTGGCGGCGCGACCGGTGTCCTTCTGGACGCGTTTTTGAATGAGACCGGGATCAAGTTGCATCGTTATTCAATAGAATACCCGGTCAGGATGGCCTTTGCCGTTCACGAGGAAACCTCCGGGATCGAATACCGGTTTGTGCCCGAAGGACCGGAAGTGACGAGTGGTGAGCTTCAGCCGGTGTTTGATCTCGTAGCGCAAACGGATGCGGATTACGTGGTTGCCAGTGGTTCTCTGCCGCGAGGAATTGCTGAGGACACCTACGCAAAGATGGGGGCGATCGTTGCAGGACGCGGCGCACGTTTTGTTGTCGACACGTCTGGACCGGCCTTGAAGGCTGCACTCGATAAGGGCGGTGTCTTTCTGTTCAAACCCAGCCTCGGAGAGCTTGAAAAACTGGCTGGCCGGTCGCTGGATGAAGAAGGTGTGCGGAGTTTCGCGCAGGAGCTTGTCGGCAAGGGCGCTGCGGAAAACATTGCCGTCACGCTGGGAACGAAAGGTGCGCTGCTGGTCAACGCCAATCAGGCAATGCGGGTTCCGGCGCTGCATGTGTCGGCAAAGTCGGCGGTCGGCGCTGGCGACAGTTTTGTCGGTGCGATGGTTTGGTCCTTGATCGAAGGGAATTCGATTGGAGAGGCTTTCCGGCTTGGTGTCTCAGCGGGGGCAGCCACCGCCCTAACGTCCGGCACAGAACTCTGCCGCCGGGCGGATGTGCTGTCGCTCTATGAGACGGAGAAAGCCGGGCGCGGGACAAGATAA
- a CDS encoding xanthine dehydrogenase family protein subunit M, with translation MYETTYHRAGSAAEAADLLAKAKDGKILGGGQTLLPTMKQRLAAPSDLVDVTNIAEMNGICADGDGVAVGAATTHAEVASSDIVQSKLPGLAALAGGIGDPAVRHMGTIGGSIANNDPAADYPSALVALGATVVTSKRELSAEDFFTGMFETALDEDEVVVSVKFPAAQKSAYAKYPNPASRYAMAGVFVAKGGDGSVKVAVTGAGQDGVFRMNDMESALTSNWSSDAVAGIAPNADDLLSDLHGSAAYRANLVTVMAKRAVAAAG, from the coding sequence ATGTATGAAACAACCTATCACCGGGCCGGTTCTGCCGCCGAAGCTGCCGACCTTCTGGCTAAGGCCAAAGACGGCAAAATTTTGGGTGGCGGCCAGACCTTGCTGCCGACCATGAAGCAGCGCTTGGCGGCACCATCCGATCTGGTGGATGTGACCAATATCGCTGAGATGAACGGCATTTGCGCTGATGGCGACGGTGTCGCGGTCGGCGCTGCTACAACCCACGCGGAGGTCGCCTCCAGCGACATCGTTCAATCAAAACTTCCAGGGCTTGCTGCGCTTGCAGGCGGTATTGGTGATCCGGCTGTCCGCCACATGGGCACCATTGGCGGCTCTATCGCCAACAACGATCCGGCGGCTGACTATCCGTCTGCTTTGGTGGCTCTGGGCGCGACCGTCGTCACCAGCAAGCGGGAACTCTCCGCCGAAGACTTTTTCACCGGCATGTTTGAAACCGCGCTTGATGAAGATGAAGTTGTGGTCTCGGTGAAGTTTCCAGCAGCACAGAAAAGCGCTTATGCCAAATACCCGAACCCGGCGTCGCGCTATGCCATGGCCGGTGTTTTTGTTGCCAAAGGCGGAGACGGCTCGGTCAAGGTAGCGGTCACCGGCGCCGGCCAGGACGGTGTGTTCCGGATGAACGATATGGAATCAGCACTCACCAGCAACTGGTCTTCTGATGCTGTGGCCGGAATTGCGCCGAATGCGGACGATCTCCTATCTGATCTGCACGGCTCGGCAGCATATCGCGCCAATCTGGTCACTGTCATGGCCAAACGGGCGGTGGCTGCTGCTGGGTGA